TTCTCCATATATTCAATTTTTCCTACTCTGTTTTGTTATCCTGCATTCAATATGAGTTATAATTTCTTCCTTAAACTCACTACTAATCTCTTTTatgaattttctcttttgaaccattctGAAGTTTCTGTGATTTCACAATCTCTAGGGAAGTAATAAGATTCTTTCAATGGGCATTATTGGTTCATTTGCTTTATGTTTAATATACTTTGGCTTCTCTTTGGGATTTTACTCATCTCGTTTTAAAagtcttttctgttctttatctTCTCATATACTATGAGTCCGAGCCAAGCTGCTTTCATTGGTAATTTTTTAGCCCACCTGATTCTCCCTTCCCCTTACATATCACAGGACCATaacataatagatttagagctggaagggaacctcAGAGGCATTTGAgtacaactgcctcattttagagatgaggaaaatgagaccaagagaaattaaatgacttgcccaaggtcatccttCTTGGTAGGGGTAAGCATGTTTGGTCAGCTCAACTGTAGCCATGGGGATTATCCATACCCTATGGCCGGGTACCCAGTCAAAAGCTGGAAAATTTGAGTTGGctgtggcaggggtggggaaaaggCACTGAATGGGAGTTCTAAACAATAGGGTTCTCTGGTGTTAATTTATGGGGTGTTTAACCTCATGTGTATGTTTAAGAGGGGGTGGTCCTGCTATCTAATCTTATGGAATCAGAGGTAATTTTTCTAGATCTGACTCATGATATCTCTTTCTTTTTGAGACTGTGGGATTGAAAAAGTCTTTAGAAAGTGACTACTCTTCCATCTTGCTGTTCACCAGATCCAAAATATCTAAGTGCtccaaataaattaatgaaaggtGTTCGACTCATATACTGattcagaaagaaaaagtagCTACACATTTATGGAAAAGAGCTTTGAATAatacacatttatcattttaaaaatatttcctaatttttaaaatacccaaaagaaagtaaagatttgCTTCTTAGTCAATTGACTAATCTACAGAAACAATTCTGATTTGATTTTAAAGATCTAGATGATAAGAATGAATAAGGAATCCATTTGCTATGGACAAATATAacacatttaatttttatctggAAATACagctatatatccatatatacatagtgccttaaggttttcaaagctctttacatacgGTAACTCATTTATTATCACAATGACCCAGTGAAGTCACTGCTATTATCCTTgtttctacagatgaagaaacagatatACAAAGGGTAAGCAATTTGCCCGGGGGCCCACAagtcttaagtgtctgaggaaagatttgaactcaggtcttccttatttgAAGTGCTTCCCTCTCTCTAGTCCACCTAGCCGCCTCTGTGAGTAGAAACAGTCAACAGATTTGTGCCGTAGGTTTGAAATGAGAATTTGAACCTGAAAAGTATCATTAGGCTTTGTCTACATGTAAAGAGTTCTTGGGATTGTctaaatgacacaaatttcacTACCATTCATAATGTCTTAGTTGTATGAAAGTTTCCTGCTGCatatgtaatataaaaaaatacaataaagacaAAATAGGTCTTGAATCATGATTGAAAAAGAATTAGGAGTAGCACTGTCATTAGTGACAGATGACAGCAGGTTTTGAGAAATTACACCAAAAGATAAGCCTACCCGTCATATTAGTAACACAATTTTCCTTTCCACATCACGACTTTTCCCATCACGGTTTCTATATATCGTGTGTCAGCAGAAGAATTAAacgggaattttgggggagttttgtggaaactgcagatgacacatgaaaGCCAGCAGATGGCACAGAGCCTATTACCAAATactccaaattttacaataaggtattgtaaatatctcataaaagtaaaagaaaaaattcagacttcttcttgGGTActaagggagggccaaaaatttttactcagattttccagattgtgggggtgcTCTGCCCCCAGGCCCCATGATGTGGATGGGGTAACTATACTATTATTAGACTAGACttgtcatttcattggtataaggaactcctgtAGAGGAAATGCCTTCTGATCTACACCTGCAACTtccagagagttgcctggggcacagagaagttaagagacttggccagggtcacacaaccccTGCGTCATgcctgggacttgaactcaggtcttcttaatctTGAAGCTTGCTTCTCTATTATGCCAGACCACTATAGTATTATTATTGTGgctattttttataattaaggaaattgTGAAGAATTTAATCTATCAATAAATTCCTGTGTATGTTGTGCTATTTGATTTTATTGGATATTTAAGATTTTTGTGCCATAAACATTGAATAAATTCTTAgctttatttgaataaaatacaAGCTAAGGAAATTATTTGCACAGATCATTTCATGAAAAGTATAAAATAGGAGGGGGGGGGATTGCTACTTAAAGTTTGGAGACCGCAGGCATAGATGCCCAGGCCTCTCTCCATTGTAGGTCAGAATCTATGAGCGCTAATGAGACCACCTGGGACAAGATGAAGATCCTTTACGGGTCTATATTTTATGATTGCCTGTCCATCTATTATGTTCTTGTCAGTCTGGCTGCCATGGTCTATGGCCATCATTGTTTTTGCACAGGGTCTCAACTCAGGGCCCTAGCTTAACGGATCTTTGAGAGAAGCTTTCTAATAATAATGTGTCTACTTCCAGGTAATAGTAAAAAAGAATCCTGCATATTCTGACTCCATAGAAAAGTGGGTTAGGTTAGTGGTCATGGGTTGGGCCACAGATCATTTCCCATCTCCCCACTTGGAGTTGATTGATCTCAGGAGGCCGCCTCCCCTCCAAAACAGCTGATactgatcttggaggtgatactGATTTTTGAAaggccccctcccctccaaaacagCTTTTCTACCTGTTAGTTGGTATATGAAATTCCTTTATCAAGGAACAAAATGAATTCCCTTTCAAAATGAGAGGAGCATGTGAGAGAGAGCACAGGAACAAAGGTTTATCCCTTTCTTCAGAACATGTTTGAGAGTGGTGGAATTGCCTGGTGcctgagaatgagagagaatacCAGAAAGGTAGGAATCAGGATAGGAAAAGGGAGGACAACTTTGCCTACTTGAAAGTTAAGTTTCCATGGTGGACCATCAGGTGGGTAGAGCAGGGGGGCACGGGGACATAAGACCACAAGGTTTTAATCAAACAGAGCAGAATGGCAGCAATGCAGAAGAGGTAATGTttggtgaagaggaagaaaatcatcTCTTTGGTGACGTAGATGACGTGAATGAAGATGAAGCAATACAGGAACATGGCAAATTGATTCTGGGGGAGCAGGAGGTCTTGGAATCCTCCTGGGAActgtagggggaaaaaagaggttGAAACTTAACCCAGCCTCAGGTCACTGGGATAGCTGAAGGATTCTGCCTACTCTGGACACAGGACTTCCATGGCTATGGCTCCAACAACCCCCCCACTCTGCCTTCACCTTGAATCTGGGAGGGTGGGGCCACCTCCTCTCCACTGACCTTTCTCAGACCCAGCCACCTATCTCTGTATCCTACCTTCAGGAATCAGTGTCACTGATGTCTGATGATTTGACTCTAACCTTCTAGAGGGTAGAGGCCAAAATCAATTGCATAAGAACAGAATGAGAGAAGCCTGGTTTGGCATCAGTTCAGAAGACCACTAACTCTATATAAGCCAGGAATGGATACTCAAAAAGCTAATGGGATTGGAGTTCTTTGTACAATGATTTATCTGCCACCATACTCAACCTCGTACTTAACTATCTCTTGGGAGAATTGTAGGACAAGACTGAGCATGGGCTGTTTTGTGGGCACATTGGCGAGCCTTGttatttctgactttttttccttctgtaaagaCCTATAAAAGTCCTATGTCAGTCCCACGGTTCCTGCAAGCCCGGAAATCTGTCACTGATAGAAACACTGAGGAATGATTCGGGAGAAAATTAAACTGTACCCAAATAGTGTCATTAATGGATCCATATCAAGTTCAGGATGAGCTTTAAATAGTATGCCACAGAACTCTGAACTCATCCTGCCTTATTCAACTTTTGTATGAATAACTTGAAAGCACATAAAAAGGCATATTTATTAAATCTATGGATGAGATAAAACTGGGGTTATAGTTCATAGAGCTAATAGATAGAATCAGAATGCAGAAGTTTTGATGAGCTACAATTGGCcaaaattgataataataataataataataataaataggaggaggaggagtagcagTAGCAAGCCTCAATATTTTCAAAGATCCATAATTTCCTTCATGTGGATATTCTAACGACCAACACAGATCACAATTGCCCCTACaccttagtagatggtctttgtGGGTTGCTGTGGTTGGAAACAACAACTACTCTTTAATTGGTGGCCAGTCTGGTGCTGAACCTCCTTAGTAGCTAAGCTGACCGTTAATGTGACCCTtacttgaaatattttcaaaatggtAGGCCCTGCCAGAACTGTGAAACCCTGGCATTAGCTTTCTAGAACTTAGGGCCACCTCTATTCCAAGATGAGGGAGAGTAGCAGAATTATGATGGATTAACAGGGTTAATACAGCCTCCAAAACAGAGTTAATACAGCTTCAAAGTCCAGGTCGGCAGAACATAAAGACTGGCAGGTACCACCACCAAGGTGAATTAAGCCTTTGGGTATGGGAGGAGTAAAAGACTGCTGTCCAAGGTTGAGTCTAGCCTAGTCTGGGGAGGCTCATTTAGTCGCAGCAGTTCTTAAACTCCATCCACTAGAGGGGTTGTGATTTTTGtctgtggaaggagtttccacattgTTGCAATCATAGTTCCTTGAAGTATGGGACAGAAAATCTGGTATTTCACGTCACAAAATCAGTTGCCTACGAAAAGAAAGCAGGAGACCTGGCATGATGGCAATTCAAAAGACTACCAATTCAATGTGAGCCAGCAATGTGATTGGCTATTGAACAAGCTAATGTGATTGTAGGTTCTACTGAAAGTAATGTAGTGTTCCAGATCCAAGGGGTAGGGAGGGCTCTCAGATATTCCATTAGTCTGAACACTACTAAAGAATTACTTACAACTTTGGATATCCCATTTCATGAAAGATATTGATTAAAAATTACTTGAATTACATCAATAAACTACAGTATGTCTAGACAAAAGTAACTATTGAGTGAATTCGGGTTTTTTAACTTGAAGAGGATTGGAGGGGGCATGATATTTAAAAGATTATCACATGGGAATTTCATCAAACTGATTCTTTATCTCCAAAGGTTAGAATCAGGACTAATTAGAAACAAGTTTTCCCCCAATAAAAGGAAGAACTTTGTAACAGAACTGTCCACCTGTCTAACAATGGGCAACACCCAGAAGTGATGAACTCCCATGACTGGAAAGGTTCAAACAAAAACTGGATGACCTAGAATTAGTGTTGTCTTTCACAGGTatggaaaccaaggcccagggaggggagtgacttgtctaaggtcacactggAAAGAACTCTgatattaccttccatttgcactGGATgtttcttgtatgtcaaattatttacatgttgtctccccattcaaatgactgtaagcttcttgagggtacgAATCatgttttttgcccttctttgtattcccagcatcagAACAATGCTAAAAGGCCAGCACAACGACAGCGGaaggaattcttgttgactttCTGTCCCTAAATTAGGggtaagagacctgggttcatattctggATTTCTCAccaacctgtgtgactttaggaaagtcCCTAAGCTCCCTGgacctctgcttcctcatctgcaaaataaggggcgTGAATTGCATGACCTCAAAGGCTCCCCTCCAATTCTTAACCCTATGATCACCGCACCTGTGATCTATAGGAAGTGTTCGGCCTGACACTTGAGCCCCACGAGCGGAGGATGGATATAGCGCGTGCAGATTCTCCCACAGGACCCCAGGATCCCTTTCCGACACCTACCAGCCGAGGAGGTGCCTGCAGGTGCAGCTGCTCCATGGTCTCCTCGTGTTGCCGCTGACGTTCGTTCTCTTCGTGCAGGCACTTCAACCTGGTCAGTTCAAACTCCATCCTCACCTTCTCCAGATCCATGTCGGTGCTGCGCTCTGGCGCTTCCTCCCGGAGCCCTGCTGAAGGCTCGGGCTCGTCGCCTGCCGGCCCTTTGCCTGGAGCCGGCTTCGAGGGGAGAGGCTCCATGGCCAAGATCTGCTTCACTTCCTCTTGGGGGCTGCTCTCCACATTGGCCCCACTGTCCTCTAGGAAGTCATAGGAGGAGTCTTGGGTCACATATGGCAAGTCCTGCAAGAGCAGCCagtgaagtggggagagagagagagagagagagtgcgagAGAGGCACCCATGAGGGATGGGTAGACTGAGAGAGGGAGtgcatgagagagagaagaagagaacgagacagagagagggagagagagagagagcgtgaggagagagggagagagagggcgagagagagagagagagagagaggatgacgagaggagagagaccagagagagagagagggagagagagagagagagagagagagagatctgatgaaCTGGGCACAGTTTTAAAGAAATACCACAGGGCCTCCTTCCTCACTTGCCCCTAGCCTCTCGTCCATGATTTCACACCCATCTGTCCGGAAGGAAAAATCTCTAATCAGCTCATTGACACCAAAAGTGCTGTCCCTCTTGGGGAGatttgtgctttttaaaagtGGACAGGCTAAGGAACAAagttctgagctacagtttcAGACCTGGAAACAGACCAATGGGGGGCGGGGTGTGGAATGGGATGGGGGTGATGATGACTGGGAGGTTGGGCTTTCTTAGTTTCCCTTAAACTATAAGTACTagagcagaggagtgaggagacctgggttctagtccctcCCTGCTCTGTCACTGCGTGACCTTAGAGAAGTCACTCttc
This region of Trichosurus vulpecula isolate mTriVul1 chromosome 3, mTriVul1.pri, whole genome shotgun sequence genomic DNA includes:
- the TMEM247 gene encoding transmembrane protein 247, encoding MTTEVKEILKARYDEGKGCLADPVCNIDPPVPEDLGISTVRELPYVTQDSSYDFLEDSGANVESSPQEEVKQILAMEPLPSKPAPGKGPAGDEPEPSAGLREEAPERSTDMDLEKVRMEFELTRLKCLHEENERQRQHEETMEQLHLQAPPRLFPGGFQDLLLPQNQFAMFLYCFIFIHVIYVTKEMIFFLFTKHYLFCIAAILLCLIKTLWSYVPVPPCSTHLMVHHGNLTFK